Proteins from a genomic interval of Afifella aestuarii:
- a CDS encoding isochorismate synthase → MNANLHGISGFLERAIAASGETLATLAPGELVSLAIALPESAEARCQGLSGDCRWVSPPTGRAFYAAGKAVEGSRDELDRLLSEEGVWRRIGDGSASPLAFFTLPPATATQDLSFFVPRVLFRREGTAWNVVLSAAHDGRALQEIASDWLGLAAAILSQAEPVGEARIERSQASPDEATWKTRVAETSAAIRDGRFDKAVLARRLALRLAEPVDPNRLVDRLAAANAGSNVFSLPHGGGHVVAASPERLAVKKGRDILSDGLAGTARHAGEAPADDAAEAALFASAKERREHAIVVDAIAADLEDFCETLERPSAPGFMHLSRVTHLWTPLSGRLKPGVGLLDVAERLHPTPAVSGFPRETAIAWLKELGEERDGLYSGVAGWVDADGDGEAAVVLRTAFFAGREASLWAGAGIMAQSDPAAEWMETEMKLATMLDLFADK, encoded by the coding sequence ATGAACGCTAATCTCCACGGCATATCCGGTTTCCTGGAACGGGCGATCGCGGCCTCCGGCGAGACGTTGGCGACGCTTGCGCCGGGCGAACTCGTCAGTCTTGCGATCGCCTTGCCGGAAAGCGCCGAGGCACGCTGTCAGGGGCTTTCGGGTGATTGTCGCTGGGTGTCTCCGCCGACGGGCCGGGCCTTCTATGCCGCCGGAAAAGCGGTCGAGGGTTCGCGTGACGAACTCGACCGCCTGTTGTCGGAAGAAGGTGTCTGGCGCCGCATCGGCGATGGCTCCGCATCGCCACTCGCTTTCTTCACGCTGCCGCCAGCGACGGCCACGCAGGATCTGTCCTTCTTCGTGCCGCGGGTTTTGTTTCGTCGTGAGGGAACGGCCTGGAACGTGGTCTTGTCCGCTGCCCATGACGGACGCGCGTTGCAGGAGATCGCCAGCGACTGGCTCGGGCTCGCGGCCGCCATCCTTTCTCAGGCCGAGCCGGTCGGCGAGGCCCGCATCGAACGCTCACAGGCCTCGCCGGACGAGGCGACCTGGAAGACACGTGTCGCCGAAACGAGTGCTGCGATCCGCGACGGCCGCTTCGACAAGGCGGTTCTTGCCCGCCGTCTGGCGCTGAGGCTTGCCGAACCGGTCGATCCCAATCGGCTGGTCGACCGCCTCGCGGCCGCGAATGCGGGATCGAACGTCTTCTCGCTGCCGCATGGCGGCGGCCATGTCGTTGCCGCAAGCCCGGAACGCCTGGCTGTGAAGAAGGGCCGGGACATCTTGAGCGACGGGCTCGCCGGCACGGCCCGCCATGCCGGAGAGGCACCGGCCGATGATGCCGCCGAGGCGGCGCTTTTTGCTTCCGCCAAGGAGCGCAGGGAGCACGCCATCGTCGTCGATGCGATTGCAGCCGACCTTGAGGATTTCTGCGAGACGCTTGAGCGACCGTCGGCTCCGGGCTTTATGCATCTGTCGCGCGTCACGCATCTGTGGACGCCCTTGTCCGGGCGGCTGAAGCCGGGTGTCGGACTTCTCGACGTGGCGGAACGGCTTCACCCGACCCCGGCCGTTTCGGGATTTCCTCGCGAAACGGCCATTGCTTGGCTGAAGGAGCTGGGCGAGGAGCGCGACGGGCTTTATTCAGGCGTTGCCGGCTGGGTCGACGCGGACGGAGACGGGGAGGCGGCCGTCGTTTTGCGCACGGCTTTCTTTGCCGGGCGCGAGGCGAGCCTGTGGGCCGGTGCCGGCATCATGGCGCAGTCGGACCCGGCGGCGGAATGGATGGAGACGGAAATGAAGCTTGCCACCATGTTGGACCTCTTCGCAGACAAATGA